A stretch of DNA from Sylvia atricapilla isolate bSylAtr1 chromosome 3, bSylAtr1.pri, whole genome shotgun sequence:
TTTAgctttggaaaacagaacaaaaaaaacccaaagaaaaccactgacagaAATACTGTGTTGTGGTACAAGTTTGTTACTAGCACACCTTCTATACACACACGATAGCTCGACGGTAAGTTAAAATATCTTCCAAGTGAGATCTCATTCACTACACCGCCCCATTTCTAGAAATGCCAAAGCTTGCTAAACACGCTGATGGTACCACACAAGCAGAGGCAAGACAGACACAACCTGGAGATGTTCTACAATCCACCACCATTTAAAGCAGTTCTTCTCTCGAAcgtattttaaatgaaaagaaaaaataaaataaaatataaacatgtacAAGACAGTCTGTTTTGATTACAGATTAATAATACAAAAGTCTATGCTGTAGGTTAGTTAGTTAGAACAGTTGATGAGCAAATCAATGCAGTGTGAGCCCCAGATGACCCAATGTAAAGTGATCCATACTGGTGGTTTCCGGATGCTGTCGGGCACAGTGGCTGCATTAAAGTGAGTGACCTCAGTGCTCCACAACCAACGTGTTCCTCCAACTACAGGACAAAACCTAACACTTCGAATGCATCTGTAGTCATCCAGCAGCTTTGTGTTTCCCACCACAGCACCTGCACATGACCCCACAGTGGTAACAAGCCCGAAGCGGCAAGTAACAGCACATACATGGAGCAATGAAAGACAAGGCGATAAGGGCCATCCACCGGAGGCAAAACATTTCATCACTGGTGTCGCACGAGCAAGGATCTGTATAGTCTCCTTCTGGGTCGGACATACAGTGATAGAGCATAGTGTCTGCACACCACATACAGCTCACTCGATGGATGCAGGTCTTCACGCGGTCCGGAGCATCCTGGCACTGACCCCGCTTGTTCTCCTCGTGGTTGAACATGTCCCTGCAGTACACGCACCGCGACCTCTCCCCgtcctccttcctcctgggcTTGAATTTGACAGGTTGAGTCTTTATCACAGCACCCTTGGTGTCTTCACCCAGGTCGAAGTCCGAGTTGTCCACGTAAGGGTAAGTGTACTCGTGTTTCGAGGCCTCGCTTTTGGCAAAGCGGACGTAGGAGTCCATGTCGTCAGGGTCGAAGCTCTTCCCTCGCGCCGGGGCATGGCGGTAATCCTCGTATCCAGTCATCCAAATCTTCTCCCGAGGATTGATGCGCACGATCTCCTCGTCGTCGTCCGGAAAGTTGACGTGCCGGTAGGACCGTGGTCCTACTGACTgtgggagcaggaaggagacggagagagagagaaaagataagTAAGCTCATTCTGCTATTCATAATCACTGTCTCCTTTGCTTCTTGAAGAGCCAATATTTAACTACTGTGTATTGCCTTCTTTAAATGCCCTTCACAGGGACCCATCACAGAATCCTAGCCTTTGGCTCAGGAGGGAGTACAACTGTCAAAGTCCTACACTGGCCTGTGTGCACGTGGCACAACACAACATGATAAAAATCATAGTGTTAccccctttctctccctcttttttaatAACAGGAAGCCATTTAAAGCTAATTGAGAAGGAAACAGGGAGCGCAGAAGGAGGGAGCTGTCTCTCAGGCATGTGGAGGAAAACCAAACATGGGCAAACTCTGGCAGACACAGAGGTGGGCAGAAAACACTGGGAAGAAACCTTACTTGTTCTAGATGGTAGTGGTCAGAGCTGTAATGGTCGTGAAGGTGTCCACGAGTGCAAATTCTTCGATGTTCGCAGGAAGCAGGAGAAGCCAGAGTTCGCACGGGCTGTTCCCTTTTCTGAGAGGAGTTGGAGGAGCTATCCGTAGcattctgttttaaattgaaagaggggaaaaaatctcatcatactgggggaaaaaaaatcatcagctgTTACCACACAGGGCATTATGAGATGTTTTGCCACTCACAGACTTTGTGCACACCTGCAATATTGGCAACACCTGACTGCTGGAGGCTTCCTGAAGTTTCACATAAAATACTTGAAAGAGGCAGATCTGCTGCCAGGCCATAAAAGCTGTCACCacacacatggaaaaataatatgCCATAGCCTGCCCGTGACATGCTCACCAACACCACTCTGTAGTCGCTTGGCATGTTGTTTGTTATCCTGGGCATGGTGGGATGATGAGTGCTCAGCAGTGTGTACCTCTGAGGAGCAAAGCTAAATCCTGGCAAGTGATGCAATCCTGGAGGTCCTGAGGGCTCAGACAGAGCATCTGTGTGCCCAGGCTGTACCTCACCACTTACCCAGGCTACAAAAATACTGGCAATTTTGTTAACCTTTACACATTCTCCAAACACTCACTGAATTCCAGTTCATCGCCGACTGCTTGAATTATcagctttcctttaaaaacttcagcatttttttctcttgtttcgTCACTTTTTTTGCCACTCACAATTAATGTGCAATGACTGTTACTTGTGTTTTTATACATTCCTGGTTCCCCTGTGAGCACTTTCTTTAGGTTAATTAGTTACATCATTATGCAACAATGATCATGAAAGGGTGAAATATCACACAGCAACATGCTGTTGCCAATACCTACTGCTTCTTAACAATCATGTTTCTCTTCCTGCAGAAACACACAGTGAGGTAAAAATGTCAGCCACCATCTCTCCACAGCCACTCCTTGGTTAAAACAGTTGCCATACGATATTCAGGATTTTGGCCATTAATTCTATTTATAGGTTTTGGGCTTTTTCATATTACCACGAATATCAATGGACAGTTGGTAAATGCACCagcaaaaagagcaggaaagaaagagccTCCATGCACAACAAACAGAACTGCTGTAGCACTGCATGTGCCTGAAACATTGGTgcctgaaataaaagaaatctcCACCCCACCTCCTCTCAACTAACAAGATGTGCTGCAGCTACAAGTTCATGGAAAAGGTTCCTGATTGCCACTGCAGCCAGCTGAGACACAACCTCAAGAGCAGAGTATTGTATCAGTAGTAGCAAAAGACTGAGAAGACTGGTTTTACCTGAAAAACCTTCTCTCCTTGTCAAGAATGCACTCTCTAAACACTATTTTCCAATGAATCGCACCAGACGCGTTTCTTTCTCCAAGAATACAAGAACCCTCATTGTGAATATTTGTTTATTCTGAAAACAACACTCTGAAAGACTCTGCCCAAAGGTGAGAGAACACCTTGAAGCATTACAACACAAAAAGAGATGTTGGTTCCCTTTAACTCTTACAGCACTTTAAAGGCACCGAACTCCCAACTTATTTTGTTGAAAGCAAATACACAGTTGTTTGCAGTGTGATGTAAAGCCAGGCTGGGTTATCTGAGAGGTACAACAAGCAGAATGAGTTTTGAATGGCTGGCTCCCATTAAGAACAGACTTTTAATACATGtgtttgttttaggttttggtttttttcttttttgaacaAGTACATCAGATCAACTCTTAACATAGTTAACAACCTCTAAAGTGGAAGTGCACCAATATTCaggatcttttaaaaaagaggtTTCATCAGCCCAGTCTTCACAACTTATTTTGTCACTTCAAAAGGCATTTCAAATCTGATTTGAACCCTTTAAAGCTAAATTCTTGTGCACTAAACTTCAGGCCCTACAATATCTAGCACATTTTGGagacatagaaaaaaaaaaaaaaaaaaaaaaaggcagtttctaCAAATGTTTTGTAGTAACATTAAGCTTAAAACCTGTTTGAAAACCCTGAGAAGAGTCATGATTTAGTTACAACAGCCAATGCAGGTACTCACACAAGTATCCTTCTTGCAGAGATTTATGTGGTGCAGACTAAAATGCTGAGCTGTGACTTAAGTTTCTCAGAAAATCACACAACATACCCCATtgcccaggcagccccagagctgctctcaaaGCTAAACTCTGACtgacatgaaggaaaaaagaggcagGGCCTTAAAATGGTACCATGGCAGCCAGCAGGACCCTTCAGCTTCAGTGGATccacagctgagccctgctgggacaAGCCTTTTGTGGATACACTCCAAAAACATCATGGGTGCTCACAGTCCAAACAATGCAGCCTGGGGAAACAACCCAGTGGGAGGTCATTGCACATACTGTCCTGCAACTGCCTCCCTGTCctggatgaaaataaaaatcccacccaaacTGGATATAACTCCTTGATAATCTcagcagggcagctgggagTTATAACCAGCCCTCCAAGCACTGTGCTATTTGCTGCCTCTCTGGGAAGGCAGCATTTCTGCCATAGGCAACTGGAAAAGAGCTTGTAGTGATTTTTATCTTGCCAGATTTGTATCtacctttgctttcctccacACCTTCTCCCTTCAGACCCGTCAGGGCAACCAAGCCTCTCCTCCACATGTGTTGACACGGCTACAAAACCTGTTTGCAGCATACCAGCTCTCTGCTTTCACCTTATTCAAAACTGCTGCATTTCCACATTCAGTGTCCTCAGATTAGATGGGCAGTTTGCCAACACAAACACTTACTCTAAGCACCCAGAAAGGGGAAATCAAGCTATCCAAAGCTGGGTCTCCGCTCCTCATCCATAAAGAAGTTCAAGATGACTCCTGGCTGGTGACACTAAAGGCAGTAGCTGGGTGACAAATGCAGTGCCTGCAGAGTTGCCTTGCTGACCATCAGCTGGGAGAAGCACTGGTACTTTCCACCAAGGTCCCTCAGTGTTTCAAACTGACATAGGGGAGAGTGCTCAATACCCATTAAAGCATGCTCTGAGGattgaaggaaacaaaagaggTAGAAAATTCCTGCCTCCCAAGCAGAAGGTCACCATGAACCCCACAGGCTCCTCACCTGTGCTGGCGGGCACACTCATCAGTGATGTGAAGAGAGATGAGCAAGATGATGACACAGTTTCCAGATGAAACTTGTTACTCACGAGagtaaaaatgaaagctgaccCTAAAAACTTGCTTAAGAATCTCATAATGCTGAGAGACTTTTAACATGctggatgttaaaaaaaaccccaaacatgaTTAAACCTAAGAAGCAACTTGATATTAACACCTTGATCTGACACATAGAATGATGCCACTCTGAGCCAGTTGCTGCTGTTCAGGAAAGAGGTCTTGAGAttaaaataagcattaaaaGTGTCCATTTGGTGGCTCAGCAACAGATTAataaaaaaccagcagcagcaaacataACCACCAAGGCACTGCATGtacctgctgtgctgctccaagCTGCCTGTGGAGCTGGCCCAATAAGGGTATTTCCACCTTGGCAAGCTCACAGAGCCATGGCCAGGACCACAGAGACATGGGATGGCTTCTCAACAGCAGCTAACTAAATGGCCGGGGTCTCTCCAGCCTGGGAAAGAGATCATGGCAGAGACCAAGAAGATGAGAAGTCTACTGAATTGTGAATCCCATAGGAATGTGAGCAGGAAGGGATTATTGTTCTAGTATCCCTCAGCAAGGAAGATCATGAGGCATTCACTGGAACAGGCTCAAATAAGGCAGGAGGAGGTGCTTCTGACAGTGGCCATGGCTAAAATGCAGTTCAAGAAGTCAGAGGGAAActctcaaaagaaaataaatgaccACAGATTAGAGGCAGGATGATGCCTCAGGCCTCTGCAAGTGTACTGTTCTCTCAATTCCCCTCCACTGAACCTGGACTTGGTGACCAGTGAAAACTGGGCACCTTCAGCCAAGTGCCACCGAGAACAAATGATGGCAAGACTCTGTCAGTGAGGGAAGCAGGGAACAACTTCTGTCCCCCACAGGAAGACTGGCCAGGATTATCTACCATCAGCATAGCAGGGAGAATTTTGGGGAGGGTGGTGAAGGGTGGAGACATGAGATGTTTGCTGTAAGTCTTCCAAATACAACACACTCACCTACAGAAATACATCTAGAAAGGACATGGCCTCCAGAGCCAGGCTGTTTCACTGATTGAAAATCAGGGCACAAACCACTGAGCCACTGGTCTCTCAGAGAAACACCATCTTCTTCTCCTCAAACCTGTTAAAACTAATCCACCTCTAGCATTTGGTTTTGAGGGGAAACTACTGAAAACATGCCTGGTAgtcacaaaacagaaaagaaccCAAAACTAAAGTTGCTGGAACAGGGAGTCTGATAACAAACTCTGTTTCAACATGCCCTCAAATGCTCAATCACAAGACATTTGTGCTGCTCATACCAGAACCTTCTGACTGCTACAGCAGTCACAGACTCTTGTGGTTTCACTGCTTGGATAACAAAATCATTAATCATGACCGTAAGAGTTATTTTATAAAAACCTGTGCAACACATTTCCTGTTGCAAGCGAGGTGGATGTATCTGAGCGAGCACACGTTCTGCATGTGTGGTATGGCTGCTTAAAGAAATAACACCAGGCTTCTACAGGCAAATGATGGCACTgtggtaattaaaaaaacaagagagaagcATGTCCTTGTTTCCCCCTTAGACTTTCAGAAGTGactcattaaattaaaaaacctcagTCATTAGTAAAGAAGATTATGTTAATCATTTACTGCAGTTTATTTCTCATTGAAATGGATTTGTTACACAAGAAGTCTAATCAGGTACCTAAGCAATAAGCATAGATGAGCatctatgaaaaaaaacccacgaGAAAAAGAAGCCCTCTCCTGCTTCTCAACTGGACTGATCACCTTGCCTATAATGGCTTCACAGAATAGGCTCACTCTGTGTGATGCAACATGCAAGGCTGActacaaaaaagaagaaagattattCCTCTCAGAATTATGAAGCAATACAATCTATGGCAGCTTGTCAGAAATCAGTTGCCAGAGGGAAATTATGGAGTTCTGTCACTTAAAACTTCCAGAAGTGCTCTCTGACAGCTAAAGGATTTGTGAGTTTGCTGTCAAAAATAATTGTGGGTCAAGCAagacaagaatttttttcttccctccctaGAATATTAATGGTTGCATGAAGCAGGAGGGAACAGATGTATCATGATGTTGAACAATTAGCTTTGCAAGTAATGGTCCTGAAGAAATCAAAAccccctgccagcctggccttTGCAAAGCACAAGCCAACCTGTTCTCTATTGCCCTGCTAAGCTTATCTCTCACTGCCATGCAAGCCCACACACCACAGATCCAGGGGGCCTCTTGtcatgcagcagggaaaagcaaaatttggtGGGGCTCACGGTCTCACCTTTACCAAAGGCATCCCTCTGCAACAGCCAAAGCTCCTTGCAGCAACTCCTGGGTTCCAGAGCATGCTGAAGAAGAGCCACCTCATCTTTTGAGAAGGCATCCCAGGACAAGAAACCCAGCTCTGCTAGGCTTGAGGATGAGTCTGGAAAAGTGACAGCCCAACCACCTCTGACAGCCCTCTGCAATgggctcccccagcagcagctggatccCTTGGtgagctctgcccagctgcaATCCCTTTGGAGAGCCCCAGCACATTTTCACTTGATCCTTCCACTGGAACACAGGGAGGCACAGCTGTGCTATCAGTAAGGAAAGGAAGAATGATAAAGGCAGCAAAACAGCTCAGCAAGTGAGTGATACCGAGCTCTGCGCCGGCCTGGGCCTTATCTACGGAGCCACTGTTTAGGAACTTCACAAAGAGGAAGTCTGAGAGTTATTTCGGATGCATGGCAGAGAAACTTCCACCTTTCCAGAGAAATTAAGATAAAATACAGTCTCCCAGAACTCCCTCAGCTTAATCTTGCCAGACCACAACAAGTCCTTCCGTTCtcctccagctttttttttattattattattttatttttaaagcctaaAGAGATCCAGCACTTCTGAGTTTCACAGATAGTGGAACAGCACAAATCCTAAATTTTGTCTCAAGACacctttttctctctatttaAGAAATTTAGAAAAGGGAACAGCTGACATTTTCCATCAATCTCCAAGAGTGCCCTGTGTACTCAAGACAGTCAAATTCAAAGAGAGCTTAGATTATccaaatattaagaaaaagatTCAGtgtgaaaaatcttttaagaTTTGAGACTCCTGTCTCCTAAGCACAAACTTTTAATTTGTCACAGCAAGACAAAGCCgtggaagaaaatgcttttgtcaaatttctgtttgtttcccATCACTGAAGAGAAGATTGAAACTGTACTACAGAAAATTGCTTCCACAGAGTTTTTGAAACATTCTGCCACTCTCGTATACTGGGGATGGCTGGAGCTCAACATAGTTCTATTCTGCTGAAAATCTTTAGGAAAAGCTTCATGTTAGATCATATTCCAGTTCAGTTCAAAGACAAATTGGCTGTACACAACCATCACAATAATCATGGATCCAGACTTGTCCAATACCAGAACAGGAGTAGAATTTCTCAAATGTTTGGACTGTTTTCTAGTCACCCCTGAAACAAACACCAATATAAAGCGCAGAAGGCTAGTTATTTTTTACTGCTACCTTTCCTTATTTTAAGTTTTTGTGGTTACAGCTTTTAGTGCCAGAAGGatgctggtggctgtgctggctgaagTCAGCAAAACTTAAGGAACATTTCCAAGAATTCAGTGCACAAGATCATCTCCATTAAACTCCTGCTAAACCCGACTCTGGCATCATCGGGCAGCTCTGCATGGGCCACAGATGTGGCTTTAACAGCTCACTTCAAGAAGTGAAAAGAATATATGAGACTCAGCCATGATTAAATGACATGACAAACACTCAGATGTGGTAAGGGGGGAAACCTCAGGGAGATTTTCCTGTTTCACTACTTTGCCTCACACAGGGCATCAGACATGTCTGCAAAAGCAGGCCATTTGAAGAGACACAAAGAGAAACTTTGTCTGCAGAAGTCAGAGGAGGACTGCAGTAAGTCAATACCCCATTTTGCTGGGACTCAGACCTGGACCAGAGGCTCTGAGCAGGTCTATTCAGCATTTCCTTCCCAGGATACCCCTCCCCCTTACTGCACCACTGGGCTGGGGCACCACTTCCATGGAAAAAGTCTTTGCATCAGGTACTTATAAGGGAAAACCGTAATGTTttaagggggggaaaaaaaaaaccctaaaccacaAGCTCAGCTTCTAGGGCTGCTCCCCCAGCAATCCCACAGTACAGTGGTGAGAGCAGGGTGGCTCTTGTGTCCTCATCCATGTGGAGAGCCTCTCCTTACCAGGACTCCCACGCTTTCCTCTTCATTCCTGCAACTCCTCCGTGCTGTGGCCTGATTGGATTTCTCCATGCTGAGACAAGCTACACTGCTTCAACAGGATCTTTTTACTTAAACCTGGGAACTCTTTACACTAACCAACTGCTTAAAACCATCTAAGGATAGAGGCTAGCCTTTCCCTTTTGCAGAGGCTCTGTTAATCTGGTTACACCTTGAAAATGACATCCTGGTGTGGACTACAGTATTGCTGGATGCTCCAGCATCCAACATTTGTGCCTGTACATCTCTGCAAAGATTAGCAGACTCTCCTTCTCTAACAGTATTATCCACATCACCACAGCTGTCCTCTGCTAGGGCCAGGAGAATGGCCACCATGAACTGCTGAGAGGAGGTGATGGCCACTTCTTCCCCTCCCAACCAGCCCCATCACCTGCTCTGTGGGCTTGTGTGGGTGCAGGACCACAGGAATGCAGCCCAAAATCACTTTTGCATCAGCTCCCTGACCTCAGCTGACCATCTGTGTGgtggcacagagagcagaggtgGGGGAGGCTGGAAGGGGAGCTCCTAATTTTCAGGTGCTGACAGGGAACTCAGCAtatccagcactgccaaaaaGCATTCCTTTTGCAAGATGGGTGAGGATGCTCGGAAATAAAGGAGGGAAGTTCATAAGGGGGTGTTAAAACACTGgacagctgagagcagctgggaacAGATGGCTCCACAAAACTCACCATCTCAGCTCCTCTATACAGAAACTTTcaaggagaggggaaggaaataATATTAAGGGGgtaaagaaaaacactgaagaaaattaaattagttaAGCAAAAAGAATGGATGCACCTAAACCATCATTAATGTCTTTGATGCACCTAATCCATCATTAATGTCTTTGCTATGTATGCCGCAGCCTCTAAATTCAGCAGTGCTCCTCCTATATAATACAGCAGGTTACaaacagagggaggaaaaagtaaGTTAAATGCAAATTTCCCACAGCATACTGATACCATATTTTAGGAAGTCAGTCAGGGGTCATTTATTCACACAGTTACGAACATCGATGATATTTTCGCTGGAATTTATCACCAAAATAGAATCCAACAGCTGatgcaaacttttaaaatacCCTCCTCATATGCACTGCAAATATGTCAGGCTCTGCTTAAAAATGTAATGGCACTTACTTACTTctgtctttccttctccttttgcaGAAAGAGCCAGAGACATATGAACTGCTTCCTATAATCacttctgatttaattttcatgAAGTACTTACAAGATACAGGGCAAGCAGAGCCTTAACAAAACACATTAGACAGGTGAGGGAAGGAAGCATTTTAGATGCAGTTCTTTATAATGCATTTCTGCACTGGGCAGAGCTCTACTCTGAGCTCCCCAGACCCTTGTATTCTGTTGTTCATCCTCAGCTATTACCAAACACATgctgggaggcagaggggacaccacttttcaatattttctcaGTCAGAAAGTTGTGAGGTTTCTTtatggctttttcttttgt
This window harbors:
- the SPRED2 gene encoding sprouty-related, EVH1 domain-containing protein 2, with amino-acid sequence MSLDGEKMTEEAYPDDDSYIVRVKAVVMTRDDSSGGWLPQEGGGLSRVGVCKVAYPEGNGRSGFLIHGERQKDKLVVLECFVKKDLVYTKANPTFHHWKVDNRKFGLTFQSPADARAFDRGVRKAIEDLIEGSTTSSSTLHNEAEVGDDDVFTNATDSSSNSSQKREQPVRTLASPASCEHRRICTRGHLHDHYSSDHYHLEQSVGPRSYRHVNFPDDDEEIVRINPREKIWMTGYEDYRHAPARGKSFDPDDMDSYVRFAKSEASKHEYTYPYVDNSDFDLGEDTKGAVIKTQPVKFKPRRKEDGERSRCVYCRDMFNHEENKRGQCQDAPDRVKTCIHRVSCMWCADTMLYHCMSDPEGDYTDPCSCDTSDEMFCLRWMALIALSFIAPCMCCYLPLRACYHCGVMCRCCGGKHKAAG